In Coccidioides posadasii str. Silveira chromosome 4, complete sequence, one genomic interval encodes:
- a CDS encoding uncharacterized protein (EggNog:ENOG410PGWQ~COG:C~TransMembrane:2 (i12-31o278-296i)~BUSCO:10455at33183) gives MSKEKKPLPFAYQFAAGAVAGVSEILVMYPLDVVKTRVQLQQGTGAGAEAYSGMVDCLQKIVRNEGFSRLYRGITAPILMEAPKRATKFAANDSWGAFYRSLFGMEKNNQPLAILTGATAGATESFVVVPFELVKIRLQDRNSAGKYNGMIDVVQKIVKQEGPLALYNGLESTLWRHILWNAGYFGSIFQIRAQLPKAEPGNKSQQMRNDIIAGTVGGTIGTILNTPMDVVKSRIQNSPRVAGQTPKYNWAWPALGTVMKEEGFGALYKGFIPKVLRLGPGGGILLVVFTGVTDFFRKMRGE, from the exons ATGtcaaaagagaagaagcccCTACCATTTGCATACCAGTTTGCAGCCGGTGCTGTGGCTGGTGTCTCTGAA ATTCTTGTAAT gtATCCTCTCGATGTGGTCAAAACAAGAGT TCAGCTCCAACAGGGTACCGGAGCCGGTGCCGAAGCTTATAGCGGAATGGTCGACTGCCTCCAGAAGATTGTCAGAAATGAGGG GTTCTCCCGCCTCTACCGTGGGATCACTGCACCTATTCTCATGGAAGCTCCCAAGCGTGCCACCAAGTTCGCCGCCAACGACAGCTGGGGCGCATTCTACCGATCCTTATTCGGAATGGAGAAGAACAACCAGCCCCTGGCGATTCTCACCGGTGCCACTGCCGGTGCAACCGAGTCCTTCGTCGTCGTTCCTTTCGAGCTCGTCAAGATTCGTCTCCAAGATCGCAACTCTGCAGGAAAATACAACGGCATGATCGATGTTGTGCAGAAGATCGTCAAGCAGGAAGGACCCCTTGCGCTCTACAACGGCCTTGAATCCACCCTGTGGCGTCACATTCTATGGAATGCGGGTTACTTTGGCTCCATCTTCCAGATTCGCGCTCAGCTCCCCAAGGCCGAACCCGGAAACAAGAGTCAACAAATGCGCAATGATATTATTGCCGGTACCGTCGGTGGAACCATCGGTACCATTTTGAATACCCCCATGGATGTTGTCAAGTCGCGCATTCAAAACAGCCCGAGAGTCGCGGGTCAGACCCCCAAGTACAACTGGGCTTGGCCGGCTCTGGGAACAGTCATGAAGGAGGAAGGCTTCGGTGCTCTCTATAAGGGATTCATTCCCAAGGTTTTGAGACTGGGTCCTGGTGGTGGTATTCTGTTGGTCGTGTTCACTGGTGTGACGGATTTCTTCCGCAAGATGAGAGGAGAATAG